One window of the Falco biarmicus isolate bFalBia1 chromosome 2, bFalBia1.pri, whole genome shotgun sequence genome contains the following:
- the ZAR1L gene encoding protein ZAR1-like, translating to MEGFVYPRFGMYQSFRGNLTPSHSRDLMGKQPNWKQTKSSGISPFLGAPLSPLPSDCLGSYRQAQLQALLSQVSPELHRADTKEVGVQVNLQADAAVQCSLELHTLPVSCPHGPAALCAPGCLALYSPLRDGCLFTLPEAARPQEKGESSEKTPEEQKVKDGGREQQVGQAAAAVPREKAAEVPGEEAVAPRRQTAFQFLEQKYGYFHCKDCKTRWESAYVWCISGSNKVYFKQLCRRCQKGFNPYRVEAIQCQTCSKTRCSCPWKKRHVDIKKPHRQELCGRCKGKRLSCGNTYSFKYIV from the exons ATGGAGGGCTTTGTCTATCCCCGCTTTGGCATGTACCAGAGCTTCAGGGGTAACCTCACGCCAAGCCACAGCAGGGACCTAATGGGGAAACAGCCCAACTGGAAGCAGACCAAAAGCAGTGGCATTAGCCCCTTCCTCGGGGCACCCCTCAGCCCGCTCCCCTCTGACTGCCTGGGCAGCTACCGACAGGCCCAGCTCCAGGCCCTGCTGTCACAGGTGAGCCCCGAGCTGCACCGGGCCGACACCAAGGAGGTGGGTGTGCAGGTAAACCTGCAGGCTGATGCTGCCGTGCAGTGCTCGCTGGAGCTGCACACGCTGCCCGTCAGCTGCCCCCACGGCCCCGCTGCCCTCTGCGCCCCAGGGTGCCTTGCCCTCTACTCACCCTTGCGGGACGGCTGCCTCTTCACACTGCCTGAGGCTGCCAGGCCCCAGGAGAAGGGAGAGTCATCTGAAAAGACCCCTGAGGAGCAGAAGGTGAAGGAtggtggcagggagcagcaggtgGGCCAAGCAGCGGCTGCTGTGCCGAGGGAGAAGGCAGCGGAGGTGCCAGGGGAGGAGGCCGTGGCCCCCAGACGACAGACTGCCTTCCAG TTTCTGGAGCAGAAGTATGGCTATTTCCACTGTAAAGACTGCAAGACCAGATGGGAGAGTGCCTACGTGTGGTGCATTTCTGGAAGCAACAAG gtatACTTCAAGCAGCTCTGTCGCAGATGCCAAAAGGGCTTCAATCCCTATCGAGTGGAAGCAATCCAGTGCCAG ACCTGTTCAAAGACTCGTTGTTCCTGCCCTTGGAAGAAAAGACATGTTGATATCAAGAAGCCTCATCGCCAAGAGCTCTGTGGCCGTTGCAAAGGCAAGAGGCTGTCCTGTGGCAACACTTACAGCTTCAAATACATAGTCTGA